A stretch of Paenibacillus peoriae DNA encodes these proteins:
- a CDS encoding HD-GYP domain-containing protein: MRVHVTDAKPGDRLKSDTYNGHGVPVMVQGTELQHDDISKLIMHGVDYIDIDAGSASIPVDFAPDVPASPESLKRAVPLMEQTISGFESMFLEASSTGKFDEYRVDELFGPLVSELARQKDVVSLLLIMERGDHYTYNHSLQVGVLSYYIATWLGYTEEEAYAAGKAGYLHDIGKSMIPDEILNKPDKLTPEEFHEMKKHSLYGYDIIRNSTSDEISAIVALQHHEREDGSGYPHGLFKEEIHPFASITAIADVYSAMISNRVYQTKQELLTVLRELHSMSFGHLNPEATQVFIRHMLPNFINKQVLLTTGQTGTIILNNPADYFRPLVRINDDEYVDLSRERHVSIDEIYLES, translated from the coding sequence ATGAGAGTACACGTTACCGATGCCAAGCCAGGAGATCGCCTCAAATCCGATACATACAATGGGCACGGTGTGCCTGTCATGGTTCAGGGCACCGAGCTACAGCATGACGATATTTCCAAGCTCATTATGCACGGTGTCGATTATATCGACATTGATGCCGGTTCTGCGAGCATTCCGGTTGACTTTGCCCCCGATGTTCCAGCTTCCCCCGAGTCCCTCAAACGTGCCGTTCCTCTCATGGAGCAGACGATCAGTGGCTTTGAAAGTATGTTTCTCGAAGCTTCCTCAACTGGCAAATTTGATGAATATCGAGTTGATGAGCTGTTCGGCCCTCTCGTTTCAGAGCTAGCTCGTCAAAAAGATGTCGTATCTCTGCTGTTAATTATGGAACGGGGAGATCACTATACCTATAATCATTCTCTCCAAGTAGGCGTACTGTCATATTACATTGCCACATGGCTTGGGTATACGGAAGAAGAAGCATATGCCGCCGGTAAAGCTGGATATTTACATGATATAGGCAAGTCCATGATACCCGATGAAATTTTGAACAAACCGGATAAACTGACACCTGAAGAATTTCATGAAATGAAGAAACATTCGCTATATGGCTATGATATTATTCGCAATTCAACCAGCGATGAGATTTCTGCAATTGTCGCCTTACAGCATCATGAGCGTGAAGATGGAAGTGGATATCCCCATGGTCTGTTCAAGGAAGAAATTCATCCTTTTGCCAGCATAACAGCTATTGCCGACGTGTATAGCGCGATGATTTCCAATCGTGTGTATCAGACGAAGCAGGAGCTACTCACCGTATTACGCGAGCTGCACAGCATGAGTTTTGGACATCTAAACCCAGAAGCTACCCAAGTGTTCATCAGACACATGCTTCCTAATTTCATTAATAAGCAGGTTCTGTTGACTACAGGTCAGACAGGAACGATCATTCTGAACAATCCTGCTGATTACTTCAGACCCTTAGTAAGAATTAACGATGATGAATATGTAGATTTGTCTAGGGAACGCCATGTATCCATTGATGAAATTTATTTGGAATCCTGA
- a CDS encoding bifunctional metallophosphatase/5'-nucleotidase, which produces MEMTTRQTLTILHTNDIHSHFGSMPSIAAMINERRAALGDALLVLDIGDHMDRMAPETEGTLGGANVDVMNLTGYDAITIGNNEGLTFTPDMIEQAYAGIHCPVICGNMTECATGMSPAWMKESLIVDKAGIKVGLLGVTAPFVEYYQLLGWDVLNPFDVLGKQIAALRKQVDVLVVMSHLGLPSDKKLASQFPEIDVILGGHTHHVLEEPLWIGKTALCGAGKFGTLLGEVTLSRNNSLEPFRVTSGGVVPVDLTILDEKVASAIVVHRRQAERAMESTIAVTDRKLEIAYDQESPFGNMLAQSVSHFTGTEIALVNAGQLLGPLPQGDISKGILHSLCPSPINACVMKLRGSDIRLALEQSLLPEFADKPMTGFGFRGKVLGTMCVEGLAIQYDPGRAPYEKVTDIRVAGQPLEEHEEYTVGTLDMFTFKAGYEVLANGTDLRFMLPEFLRDLIEMELKRPGAMEECFAARWLQVSKQSGED; this is translated from the coding sequence ATGGAGATGACGACTCGGCAAACGTTGACCATTTTGCATACCAATGATATTCATAGTCATTTTGGCAGTATGCCTTCGATAGCCGCGATGATTAATGAACGAAGAGCTGCATTAGGGGATGCGCTACTTGTGCTTGACATAGGAGACCACATGGACCGGATGGCCCCCGAAACGGAAGGAACGCTAGGTGGGGCAAATGTGGATGTGATGAATCTAACAGGATATGATGCCATTACGATCGGTAATAATGAGGGACTGACTTTTACCCCGGATATGATTGAACAGGCATATGCGGGCATTCATTGTCCGGTCATATGTGGCAATATGACTGAGTGTGCCACAGGGATGAGTCCTGCGTGGATGAAGGAATCCCTTATTGTAGACAAAGCAGGAATCAAGGTCGGTTTACTTGGTGTGACGGCTCCTTTTGTAGAGTATTATCAATTGCTGGGCTGGGATGTGCTCAATCCGTTTGATGTGCTGGGGAAGCAGATCGCGGCACTGAGAAAGCAGGTTGATGTTTTGGTCGTGATGTCGCACCTGGGCCTACCTTCCGATAAAAAGTTAGCGTCGCAATTTCCTGAGATTGACGTTATCCTTGGAGGTCACACCCATCATGTGCTGGAGGAACCGCTTTGGATCGGGAAAACAGCTTTATGTGGGGCGGGTAAGTTCGGAACGCTGCTGGGTGAAGTGACGCTAAGTCGTAACAATAGCCTCGAACCGTTTCGAGTCACGTCAGGCGGTGTAGTTCCTGTGGATCTGACAATACTGGACGAAAAAGTGGCATCGGCCATTGTGGTGCATCGCAGACAAGCAGAGCGCGCCATGGAGAGCACGATTGCTGTGACGGATCGGAAACTGGAGATCGCATATGATCAGGAATCCCCTTTCGGGAATATGCTGGCACAATCAGTGTCCCATTTTACAGGAACAGAAATTGCCCTCGTCAATGCGGGACAACTGCTCGGCCCATTACCTCAAGGGGATATCAGTAAAGGAATCCTGCATTCCTTATGCCCTTCACCGATTAATGCCTGTGTTATGAAGTTGCGGGGGAGCGATATTCGGTTGGCGCTGGAGCAGTCCTTGCTGCCTGAATTTGCGGACAAGCCTATGACGGGCTTTGGCTTCAGAGGCAAAGTGCTTGGTACGATGTGTGTGGAAGGCTTGGCTATTCAGTATGACCCTGGCCGTGCTCCTTATGAAAAAGTAACGGACATTCGTGTAGCAGGTCAACCTTTGGAAGAGCATGAGGAATACACAGTGGGCACGTTGGATATGTTCACTTTCAAAGCAGGTTATGAGGTGCTTGCGAACGGAACAGATCTCCGATTTATGCTTCCAGAATTTTTACGGGATTTGATTGAAATGGAGTTGAAGCGTCCGGGCGCGATGGAAGAATGTTTTGCAGCTAGGTGGCTTCAGGTATCAAAACAATCGGGAGAGGATTAA
- a CDS encoding HD-GYP domain-containing protein, translated as MQLGGFRYQNNRERIKLRLVPVTLLRAGMKLGKKIYNENGMVLLSEGVELTSRLIERLGQVGIGYVYIEDAVTEDIVIPEMIHEQTRAAALQEIKKQFQGLSSYSVDHKHKYFGKSFYKVMESILDDIGGRQDAVIMLMDIGAADQDLYHHSLNVCLYSLVLGISNGYDNNQLMELGIGSLLHDIGKMKISPQVLYKPGKLTEEEYEHMKTHTVIGYKLLKDEPGIPLLSAHCALQHHERIDGSGYPHGWKKDQIHEYAKWIGLADSYDAMTASRIYKQALLPYEAMEVLYAGAGTLYEQRMLEAFRDCVAIYPLGLSVVLNTGEEGVVVRIHSKIPQRPVIRIVRDRDGQEVKAPYDVDLSISLSVMITNTLGATVAPFGGVHVD; from the coding sequence TTGCAGCTAGGTGGCTTCAGGTATCAAAACAATCGGGAGAGGATTAAGCTGCGACTGGTACCTGTTACATTATTGAGAGCCGGCATGAAGCTGGGCAAAAAAATATACAATGAAAATGGAATGGTGCTGCTCTCGGAAGGTGTTGAGCTTACTTCGCGATTGATTGAACGTCTAGGCCAAGTCGGTATTGGATATGTATACATTGAGGATGCTGTGACAGAAGATATCGTCATTCCTGAGATGATCCATGAACAGACAAGGGCGGCGGCGCTACAGGAAATCAAAAAGCAATTTCAAGGGTTGTCATCCTACTCCGTAGATCATAAGCACAAATATTTTGGCAAGTCATTTTATAAGGTGATGGAATCTATTCTGGACGATATTGGAGGCCGGCAGGACGCCGTCATTATGTTGATGGATATTGGGGCCGCAGATCAGGATTTGTATCATCATTCTTTGAACGTATGTCTATATTCACTTGTACTGGGAATTTCCAACGGCTACGATAACAATCAGCTGATGGAGTTGGGAATAGGTTCACTACTGCACGATATCGGTAAAATGAAAATTTCACCTCAAGTACTCTATAAGCCGGGTAAATTGACCGAAGAGGAATATGAGCATATGAAAACACACACGGTGATCGGCTACAAGCTGCTTAAAGACGAACCTGGAATTCCCTTGTTGTCGGCTCATTGTGCATTACAGCATCATGAGCGTATTGACGGCAGCGGATACCCACACGGTTGGAAAAAGGACCAGATCCACGAATATGCGAAATGGATCGGCCTGGCAGACTCGTACGACGCAATGACAGCAAGTCGGATATATAAGCAGGCTTTGTTGCCTTATGAGGCGATGGAAGTGCTGTACGCCGGGGCAGGAACGTTATATGAGCAGCGAATGCTAGAAGCCTTTCGTGACTGTGTGGCTATTTACCCCTTGGGACTCTCTGTGGTGCTCAACACGGGGGAAGAGGGGGTCGTGGTGCGTATACATTCCAAAATCCCGCAAAGACCCGTCATTCGCATTGTAAGGGACCGGGATGGGCAGGAAGTGAAAGCACCTTATGATGTGGATTTGTCCATATCCCTCTCGGTTATGATTACAAATACATTGGGTGCTACTGTGGCCCCTTTCGGAGGAGTACACGTAGATTAG
- the yfkAB gene encoding radical SAM/CxCxxxxC motif protein YfkAB codes for MTVLQNNTLPQISPTYDPWDPIVSLRTHGRHLLTSVEMTVTHLCNMRCEHCAVGDMLVMKEAPFLPLDLMLKRLDEVEHLETISITGGEPALLDKTVDEVIVPLLKYAKERGIRSQINSNLTLDIRRYEKMLPYLDVMHISFNYLNADDFYEVGFANTGRPTPRAGAVRLYEKMIENACRLSEMGMFISAESMINYRTHTKLEGIHQLIKEMGCRRHEVHPMYASNFASALPVLSLDDMRNSIHKLLDVRNQDMWMLFGTLPFFACSDREEDRKLLRRLCQEPNITVRNDPDGRNRVNVNMFTGSVYVTDFADIPAFGNIQEDSLDDIFGEWLNEHPLNQTVNCHCDAAACCGPNLLVADMYYKGIDFKSRKALQL; via the coding sequence ATGACAGTTCTACAAAATAACACGCTACCCCAAATATCGCCAACCTATGATCCGTGGGACCCGATTGTCTCATTGCGTACACATGGTCGTCATTTGCTTACGAGTGTGGAAATGACCGTAACGCATCTGTGTAATATGCGCTGTGAGCATTGCGCTGTTGGCGACATGCTGGTTATGAAGGAGGCCCCTTTCCTTCCGTTAGACCTAATGCTGAAGCGTCTGGATGAAGTCGAGCATCTGGAGACCATCAGTATTACAGGCGGGGAACCTGCTTTGCTCGATAAAACAGTGGATGAAGTGATCGTTCCACTGTTGAAATACGCCAAAGAGCGCGGTATTCGCTCGCAAATCAACTCCAATCTGACGTTAGATATTCGCAGATATGAGAAGATGCTTCCTTATCTAGATGTGATGCATATTTCGTTTAACTATTTGAATGCGGACGATTTTTATGAAGTGGGTTTTGCAAATACAGGCCGGCCGACCCCACGTGCGGGTGCTGTTCGCCTGTATGAAAAAATGATCGAGAATGCCTGCAGATTAAGTGAAATGGGAATGTTCATTTCAGCTGAATCCATGATTAATTATCGGACACACACGAAGCTGGAGGGCATTCATCAGTTGATCAAAGAAATGGGATGCCGACGGCATGAGGTTCATCCAATGTATGCGTCAAATTTTGCCTCTGCTTTGCCTGTGCTTTCACTCGACGACATGCGGAACTCTATCCATAAGCTGCTGGATGTACGTAATCAGGACATGTGGATGTTGTTTGGCACATTACCGTTCTTTGCTTGTTCGGACCGGGAAGAAGATCGCAAACTGCTTCGCCGCTTGTGTCAGGAACCGAATATTACGGTGCGTAATGATCCAGACGGAAGAAACCGTGTGAATGTGAATATGTTCACGGGTAGCGTGTATGTGACGGATTTTGCAGACATTCCGGCTTTCGGCAACATTCAGGAAGACAGTCTGGACGATATTTTTGGTGAATGGCTGAATGAGCATCCGTTGAATCAGACTGTGAACTGTCATTGTGATGCCGCTGCCTGTTGTGGACCGAACCTGCTCGTAGCGGATATGTACTACAAAGGAATAGACTTTAAATCAAGAAAAGCATTACAACTATAG
- a CDS encoding hemolysin family protein: MDGHTEFHWGLLAVNLLLVLLLVFLNGVFVAAEFSLVKMRQSRLTQLQSEGHRLAGYALKVNQRLDAYLSATQLGITLASLGLGWIGEPAISGYLIEPLMHKLGVTDGTLITTISVVVGFCVITFLHIVLGELAPKSLAIQKTEGVALFLSAPLLLFYKVFLPVIWVLNAAANLLLRAFGIQPASEAEAAHSEEEIRILMNQSAKSGVIDKDEIKLMDNIFDFSDLLAREIMLPRTDMDCLYTNLSFKENLKIISETKHSRYPVAVEDKDQIIGFVHITDLLLAEQGEQLDLASVVRPILNVPESMEVSHVLRLMQKKHSQMTLVVDEYGGTAGLLTAEEILEEIVGDLYDEFEDERPSVEIKENFISVDGRMLIEDVNDLTGVNIEDDEVDSIGGWLFKELEGIPVKGKKIEFYNLTFEVEEATRLRIMRVKIHRKPEPVIEDELSTD; the protein is encoded by the coding sequence TTGGATGGTCATACCGAGTTTCATTGGGGATTGCTAGCTGTGAATCTCCTCTTGGTACTGCTGCTTGTCTTTCTAAATGGTGTATTTGTGGCCGCAGAATTTTCGTTGGTCAAAATGCGCCAATCCCGATTGACGCAGCTCCAAAGCGAGGGTCATCGCCTGGCAGGCTATGCGCTGAAGGTGAACCAAAGGTTGGATGCTTATCTGTCCGCCACCCAATTGGGCATTACGCTGGCTTCATTGGGTTTGGGTTGGATTGGAGAGCCAGCAATATCCGGCTACCTGATAGAGCCACTCATGCACAAACTCGGTGTAACTGACGGCACCCTGATTACAACGATATCCGTTGTCGTCGGATTTTGCGTAATTACCTTTTTGCATATTGTATTGGGGGAATTGGCTCCCAAGTCTTTAGCGATTCAGAAGACTGAAGGTGTGGCGTTGTTTTTATCGGCGCCTTTGCTGCTTTTTTATAAGGTCTTTCTACCTGTGATCTGGGTATTGAATGCTGCGGCAAACTTGCTGTTGCGTGCATTCGGGATTCAGCCGGCGAGTGAAGCCGAAGCGGCTCATTCGGAGGAAGAGATTCGTATATTGATGAATCAGAGCGCCAAAAGCGGTGTGATTGATAAGGACGAAATTAAGCTGATGGATAATATTTTTGATTTTTCCGACTTGCTTGCACGTGAAATCATGCTGCCGCGTACAGATATGGATTGTTTGTATACGAATTTGTCGTTTAAGGAAAATCTCAAGATTATCAGCGAGACCAAGCATTCCCGCTACCCGGTAGCGGTTGAGGATAAAGACCAGATTATCGGTTTTGTCCATATCACGGATCTTCTGCTAGCTGAGCAGGGGGAACAACTGGATCTGGCTTCGGTGGTACGTCCTATTTTGAATGTGCCGGAGTCTATGGAAGTGAGTCACGTGCTACGCCTTATGCAGAAAAAACATTCCCAAATGACTCTCGTGGTAGATGAATACGGCGGAACGGCCGGGCTGCTGACAGCGGAGGAAATTTTGGAGGAAATCGTCGGGGATCTCTATGATGAGTTTGAGGATGAACGCCCAAGCGTGGAAATCAAGGAGAACTTCATCTCTGTGGACGGTCGTATGCTCATTGAGGATGTCAATGATTTGACTGGAGTAAACATTGAAGACGACGAGGTGGATTCCATCGGAGGATGGCTGTTCAAGGAATTGGAAGGCATTCCGGTGAAAGGGAAGAAAATTGAGTTTTATAACCTTACCTTCGAGGTGGAGGAAGCAACAAGGCTTCGCATAATGAGAGTGAAGATTCACCGCAAGCCTGAGCCTGTGATTGAAGATGAGCTTTCTACCGATTGA
- a CDS encoding spore coat associated protein CotJA, translated as MKFPQQGEYAPFVGPFDPCPPVLCKTYVLPPNLFVQFQPPGLPQFSPDEALTKGTLWPLLYSPYEPRRNQGGGE; from the coding sequence GTGAAATTTCCACAGCAAGGTGAGTATGCCCCGTTTGTCGGCCCGTTCGATCCGTGTCCGCCCGTTCTGTGCAAGACTTATGTGCTTCCGCCAAACTTGTTTGTGCAATTTCAGCCCCCTGGTCTACCGCAATTCAGTCCAGATGAGGCGCTGACGAAGGGAACGCTATGGCCTTTGCTTTACAGCCCTTATGAGCCTAGAAGAAACCAGGGGGGAGGCGAATAG
- a CDS encoding spore coat protein CotJB, whose product MENPNQGQSPFQFQQQNQHESGQQQPNPYQSPYSNPYPYQNQYQNQTQGYSQAGNPTQGCTPQTKPGDAQFYALLEKLQAVDFVLVELNLYLNTHPDDLQAIEQFNKLTQERTAIANEYQMLYGPLQNFGRAYSKYPWEWSQSPWPWQV is encoded by the coding sequence ATGGAGAATCCAAATCAGGGTCAGTCCCCATTCCAATTCCAGCAGCAAAATCAGCATGAGAGTGGACAGCAACAGCCGAATCCATATCAAAGCCCTTATTCAAATCCGTATCCATACCAGAACCAGTATCAGAACCAAACTCAGGGCTATAGTCAAGCCGGAAACCCGACCCAAGGCTGCACGCCCCAAACCAAGCCGGGGGATGCCCAGTTTTATGCGTTGCTGGAGAAGCTCCAAGCGGTGGATTTTGTGTTGGTGGAGCTGAATTTGTATCTGAATACGCACCCAGATGATTTACAGGCCATCGAGCAGTTCAATAAGCTGACGCAGGAAAGAACGGCGATTGCTAACGAGTATCAGATGCTATATGGGCCTTTACAAAATTTTGGTCGTGCCTATTCCAAGTATCCTTGGGAGTGGAGTCAATCCCCTTGGCCGTGGCAGGTCTAG
- a CDS encoding manganese catalase family protein, whose translation MWVYEKKLQYPVRVSKCDPHMAKLLMEQYGGADGELAAALRYLNQRYTIPDKVIGVLNDIGTEEFAHLEMIATMIYKLTKDASVEQMKAAGLGEYYAAHDHALYYQNAAGVPFTAAYIQAKGDPIADLYEDIAAEEKARATYQWLIDLTDDVDLQDSLKFLREREIIHSLRFRESVEILKGERDRKKVF comes from the coding sequence ATGTGGGTATATGAGAAGAAATTGCAATATCCCGTACGTGTCAGCAAATGTGATCCTCATATGGCCAAACTGCTTATGGAGCAGTATGGTGGAGCGGATGGCGAGCTGGCAGCGGCATTGCGCTATTTGAATCAGCGATATACGATTCCCGATAAGGTGATTGGTGTACTGAACGACATAGGCACGGAGGAATTTGCGCATCTCGAGATGATTGCGACTATGATTTATAAGCTGACCAAGGATGCGAGCGTGGAGCAAATGAAGGCTGCCGGTCTGGGTGAATATTATGCGGCACACGACCATGCGCTATATTATCAAAACGCTGCTGGAGTTCCTTTTACAGCGGCTTATATTCAAGCCAAAGGCGATCCTATTGCTGATCTATATGAGGACATAGCGGCAGAGGAAAAGGCTCGAGCTACATATCAGTGGCTGATTGATCTGACAGACGATGTGGATTTGCAAGATAGTCTGAAGTTTCTACGTGAACGTGAAATAATCCATTCGCTCCGTTTCCGTGAGTCAGTGGAAATTTTGAAGGGGGAAAGAGACCGGAAGAAAGTGTTCTGA
- a CDS encoding glycosyltransferase family 2 protein → MVTVSLCMIVKNEEEALHTCLKSVHDLVDEIIIVDTGSTDSTQEVAASFNARVYHFEWCDDFSAARNYAFDQATQEYQFWLDADDILEEKDRISFLNWKKQATLSYDSITMDYVLSVDEQGQPLYKLKRNRIVRRDRRFRWIGFVHEFLHVTGSTFHSNIAVTHKKTRAYTDRNLHIYLKHREQGTAFSERDHYYFANELYDNGRILEAIQQYEHYLGLDQGWIEDRIAACFKLADCYAHQGQKQEQRMALLRTLNLDVPRAQFCCVFGNLLIEDEQYTQAIYWFHQATLIEPPQDVMALTNSSYYTWFPHLQLCLCYDRIGDIEKAKSHHRIAQLHHPTHPSVLYNEKYFAQLKQ, encoded by the coding sequence ATGGTAACTGTCAGCTTATGTATGATTGTCAAAAATGAAGAAGAAGCCCTTCATACCTGTCTGAAATCAGTCCATGACCTGGTAGATGAAATCATTATCGTAGATACTGGTTCCACTGACAGTACTCAAGAGGTCGCTGCATCGTTCAATGCTCGGGTATACCATTTTGAATGGTGCGATGATTTCTCTGCAGCCCGCAATTATGCGTTTGATCAGGCAACGCAAGAATATCAATTTTGGCTGGACGCTGATGACATACTGGAAGAAAAAGACCGAATATCATTTCTCAACTGGAAGAAACAAGCCACCCTCTCCTATGACAGCATTACGATGGATTATGTGCTGTCTGTAGATGAACAAGGACAGCCGTTGTATAAGCTCAAAAGAAACCGAATTGTGCGGCGTGATCGAAGATTCAGATGGATCGGCTTTGTGCACGAATTCCTGCATGTGACTGGCAGCACCTTTCACAGTAATATAGCGGTGACTCATAAAAAGACACGTGCCTACACTGATCGTAATTTGCATATATATCTCAAGCATCGGGAGCAAGGCACTGCATTTTCTGAGCGAGATCACTACTACTTCGCAAATGAACTATATGATAACGGACGCATACTAGAAGCCATCCAGCAGTACGAGCACTATCTGGGACTCGATCAAGGATGGATTGAGGATCGGATTGCTGCTTGCTTTAAGCTAGCGGATTGCTACGCCCACCAGGGTCAAAAACAGGAGCAGCGTATGGCTCTGCTTCGCACACTTAACCTTGATGTACCACGCGCCCAGTTCTGCTGTGTCTTTGGCAATTTGTTGATTGAAGACGAACAGTATACTCAAGCCATTTACTGGTTTCACCAGGCAACGTTGATAGAGCCTCCACAAGATGTGATGGCCCTAACCAATTCGTCGTACTATACCTGGTTTCCACACTTGCAATTATGCCTGTGTTACGACCGAATCGGTGACATCGAAAAGGCAAAATCGCATCATCGCATAGCTCAGTTGCACCACCCTACTCATCCAAGTGTTTTATATAACGAGAAGTATTTCGCACAACTGAAGCAATAG